CATTCAATGTCCTCGGGATTGACCTCAGGCACCACCAGGGGCACATTGGGCTCCATGCGCCAGGCGGCACTGTTGTCAACCACCACCGCGCCCGACTGCGCCGCGAGCGGCGAAAAATGACGGCTTATCTCGGAACCGGCGGAGAAAAGGGCGATATCTATCCCCTCAAACGAGTCGGGTGTTGTCTCCAAGACCTCGATTTCCTGCTTGTTGACCATCAGCTTCTTGCCTGCCGAGCGGTCGGAGGCCAATAGTCTTATTAATTCCATCGGGAAGCTGCGCTGTGCCAGTATCTTGATGAATTCCTGTCCAACCAGCCCGGTGGCGCCGACAATGGCAATACTGCATTCCTTCATTGCTTCCTCACAGTCCAAGTAACTTGTCCAGGCCGAAAACGAGCCCTTTACGCTTGACTACTTCTCTTATCGCCAGCATCACGCCGGGCATGTAGCACTCCCGGTTAATGGTATCATGGCGTATGCTTAATGTCTGCCCGGGCGCACCCAGTATTACTTCCTGATGAGCCATGAGTCCGGGCAAGCGTACACTGTGGATGCTCACCCCTTCTACCTGCTCCCCCCGGCTCGCCGCATCTTTGCTTTTGGGCTGAAGAAACGGCTTTCCTCTGGCTGCGGCCATTAATCTGGCTGTCGTTTGCGCTGTCCCGGATGGAGCATCGGCTTTCAGATGGTGGTGCAGTTCGATTATCTCTGCATAATCAAGGTATTTGGCCGCTATCTTGGCCAGGTGCATCATCAGTACCGCGCCAAGGGCAAAGTTCGGTGCCATCACCGCACCTATCCCGTGCTCCGTGGCCAGACGCTCAATCTCTTTGATTTCAGCGGGTGAGAAACCGGTCGTGCCGATAACCAGACTGACGCCCCGTTCCGCGGCCGGTCGCACCGCCGACATTGTGGCCTGGGCGATGCTGAAATCCACCATGACGTTGGGTTGACAGCGGGTTAAGATATCACCCAGGTCAGCGGAAAAGGGAACTGAACCGGAACTATCAGGCAGGGGCAGTGAATCCTTGGTGGCCTTTGCGTCCACGGCACCAACCAGCTGCATGTCCTCTTCATCGTATACGGCCCTGACCACCTCCTGCCCGACCTTGCCAGCGGCTCCATGAACGATTACCTTGATCGGCTCCATCGCGTCTCCCCTGCTGGATAAGAAGATGCTTAACGACCCCGGAACTGGTCGCGTCGCCCGGAATAGGAGTCATTATCCTTCCGATACGGGCGGTTTGACCTGGAAGAGTCCCTTTCTCTTGTGCCCGGGGTCTGAGAAGCAGTTTCACTGACCGCCCTGTGGGAGAGGTTTATCCTCCCCAAATTGTCGAGGTTGATTACCTTGACCGTAATCTCGTCACCGATTTTAACCACATCCTCAACCTTGCCCACCCGATGGTCAGCCAGTTCACTGATGTGTACCAGGCCTTCCTTTCCGGGCAGTATTTCCACCATGGCACCGAAGTCGAAAATGCGCGCCACCTTCCCCGTATAGATGGTGCCAATCTCCACATCCTTGGTCAGCCCTTCAATGATATCAATCGCTTTACGTGCGGCCTCTTCATTGATGGCACCAACCACCACGTTACCTTCATCGTCGATGTCGATGGTTGTCTTCGTCTGCTCTGTTATGGAGCGAATTGTCTTGCCCCCGGAACCGATAACGCTGCCTATCTTATCGGGGGCGATGCTTATCTTGTACATCCGCGGCGCGTAATGGCTGACTTCGGGTCGACTGGTGCTTATGGTCTCGTTCATCCTGTCCAGAATGAACATCCGCGCCTCATGGCTTTGCGTGATTATCTTCTCCAGAACTTCCAGGCTGACACCCTTGAGCTTGATATCCATTTGCACGGCGGTAACGCCGTCCCGGGTCCCGGCAATCTTGCAGTCCATATCGCCGTAGGCATCTTCCAGACCCTCGATATCGGTTAATACCTGGTATTCACCGTTCTCGCCGGTGATGAGGCCCATGGCCACTCCGGATACAGCGGTTTTTATCGGTATGCCGGCATCCATCAGCGACAGGCTCCCCGCACAGACGCTTGCCATCGAGGTACTGCCATTGGAGCTGAGGACCTCGGAGACAAGTCGAATGGTATACGGGAAATCCTCGTCATCGGGCAATACCGGCACCAGAGACCTTTCCGCCAGCGCGCCGTGTCCGATTTCGCGGCGACCCGGCGACCCCAGGCGCTTTGCCTCACCACTGGAGAAGGGTGGGAAATTGTAGTGGTGAATGAAGCGCTTCGTCTCCTCGATACCGAGGCCGTCAAGCTGCTGCTCCTTCCTTTTTGAACCCAGAGTGACAATGGTCAGCACCTGTGTCTGACCCCGGCTGAAAAGTGCCGAACCATGTGTCCTCGGCAGAAGCCCTACCTCCGCATCAATGGGCCTGACTTCATTGAGGGCGCGACCATTGAGACGTTTTCCCGCCAGGATATTGTTTCTTACTTCAGCCTTGGCCCTGGCCTCAAAGCCAGCCATAATATCCTCTTTGGCATAGGTTTCACCCAGGCTTTCCACCAGCTTCTTCTTTAATCCAGCGAGCTTTTCCTCCCGGGTGGATTTATCTGCTTCCGCCAGTATGGCAGGCAGTTCATCGCCGATGGTTGATGCCACTGCTGAAGCGACCTCCGGGTTGTCCTCCTGAACCGGCACTTCCTCTTTAGGTTTGCCGCAGGCCTGCCTTATCTGTTCCTGAAGTCGGATAATATCCTGATTAGCCTCAAATCCAAACTGGATGGCCTTGGGTAAAATCTCTTCGGAAACCTCCTTGGCCCCGGCTTCCAGCATGACAACTGCCTTTCCGGTGCTGGCCACGACCATATCAAGCTGGCTGTTTTCAAGCTCGGCCAGCGCGGGATTCAGCACCAGCTCGCCATTGATGCAGCCCACGTGAACGGCGCTTACCGGGCCATCAAAGGGTATTTCCGATATGCACAGTGCCGCCGATGCACCGATTACCGCCAGGACGTCGGGGGCATTTTCATGGTCAACAGAGAGCACGGTAGCGACAATCTGGATATCCCGTCGCCATTCCTTCGGTAAAAGCGGTCGCATCGGGCGGTCAACGAGGCGGCAGGCCAGAATGGCCTCTTCGCTGGGGCGTCCTTCCCGGCGGATGAAGCCGCCCGGAATTTTGCCCGCCGCGTACAGTCGTTCCTCGTAGTCTACGGTCAATGGTAGAAAGTCGATACCCTCACGTGGTTCATCCGCCACGGTGGCTGTCACCAGGACTACTGTATCTCCATATCGAACCGTTACCGCTCCATTAGCCTGACCGGCAAATCTGCCGCTTTCGATAATAAGGTCTTTGCCACCGACCTGACATTGAAATGATTGAAGTTTTTGCACTATCCTCTCCCCGCTCAGACCTTATTTACGCAGTCCGAGTCGTTTAATCAATTTATTGTATTTGCTAACGTCCTCCCGACTGAGGTAGTTCAACAGCCTTCTTCTCTGTCCAACCAGCTTGAGCAGACCGCGCTGAGTATGAAAGTCGTGTTTGTTCGCCGTCATATGGTTGGTCAACTGCTTTATCCTATCGGTAAGCAGGGCTACCTGCACCTCGGTCGAACCGGTATCTCCGTCCCTGTTCTGGTAATTGCTGATAATCTCAGCCTTCTTCTCCTTGTCCAAACTACACCTCACTGACCAGTTATAGGTTATTGATTACAAATCGAGTGATTATACCACACTGCGCTGCTATGTGTAAATTAGCCTCTGGCACTTCGCCTTCCAGTTCAGCATCATAGACATGGTATCGGCCAACTAGTATAATACACGTTAGTATGGGTAGAACGGTAAAGGAACCCACGGGAAAAAGCGTTGCTCCGGAAGTAACCTGCCGCTTTTTCAGCGGTGAAAAGTGGCAGAGGGATACAGTAGCCATACCCGGTGAGCTGCCGCTGACCATCTTCGTCAATGGCCAGGAGGTCGCCACCATATTGTGCACACCCACCAGATTAATCCAGCTTGTGCTCGGGTTTCTATACCTGGAGGGAATCATCGCCGACCAGCAGGACGTAGCCAGCCTGCGAGTCTGCGAAGATGAGCCAATTGCCGATGTGCGACTTTTGAAGAGCGAATATAACGCGCCATCGAGGCGCACCATCACCTCGGGCTGCGGGAGCGGCGTCAGCTTTGACACCAGTTCACCGAAGGTGGTTTCAGACCTCGTTGTCGCCCCGGAGGAGATACTGTCACTGATGCACCAGCTTTACCAGCAGCAGGAACTGTTTCAGGAAGCGGGCGGCATCCACTCCTCGGCGCTGGCGGACCGGGAAAGGATACTGGTCTCTGCGGAAGATATCGGGCGTCATAATACGCTGGACAAGATTATGGGCGATTGCTTGATAAGGAAGCTGTCGGCACAGGATAAAATTCTGCTGACCACGGGCCGCATCTCCTCGGAAATGGTGCTGAAAGCGGCCAGAATGCAGGTGCCGATGGTCGTATCGCGCGGTACCCCAACCGAGCGAGCGGTTACGCTGGGCAAAGAGCTGGGAATCACCGTAATCGGTTATGCCCGGGGAAATAGACTGTCCGTCTTTTCATATGAGGAACGATTGCTCGACACCAATAATCTAAATTCAAGTTGATGAAAAGCATTGCTGGTAGGAGGAACAGGTTATGCCGTTTCATATAGGACCATGGGAGATAGCCCTCATCCTGGTCATCATCCTTATCGTTTTCGGCGTTGGCAAGCTGCCGCAGGTAGGCGGTGCCATCGGCAAGGGAATGCGGTCATTCCAGAAAGGGCAGCGCGGTGAGGATGTTGAAGAAGAAGAGGAGAAACCCAAACCCAGGAAGTCTGCCCGCAAGAAAAATACCAAGAGCTAAATGCCATAGCCATCAGCTTATTCGTGGGCTACCGCTTCTACAGATAAATCAATCTTTGCATCCAGCCAAGGAACAGACATGGACTTTTTCGGCATCGGTTTAGGAGAAGTACTACTCATCCTCGTTGTCGCCCTGATTATCTGGGGACCAAAGAGGTTACCCGAGATTGCCCGTACCCTGGGAAGAACGCTGCATTCCCTGAGGAAGGCAACCAATGACTTTACCTCCCAGATAACCAGAGACATTGATATTGAAGAATCAGAGAGCAGAAA
The sequence above is drawn from the Chloroflexota bacterium genome and encodes:
- the dapB gene encoding 4-hydroxy-tetrahydrodipicolinate reductase is translated as MEPIKVIVHGAAGKVGQEVVRAVYDEEDMQLVGAVDAKATKDSLPLPDSSGSVPFSADLGDILTRCQPNVMVDFSIAQATMSAVRPAAERGVSLVIGTTGFSPAEIKEIERLATEHGIGAVMAPNFALGAVLMMHLAKIAAKYLDYAEIIELHHHLKADAPSGTAQTTARLMAAARGKPFLQPKSKDAASRGEQVEGVSIHSVRLPGLMAHQEVILGAPGQTLSIRHDTINRECYMPGVMLAIREVVKRKGLVFGLDKLLGL
- a CDS encoding polyribonucleotide nucleotidyltransferase, with translation MQKLQSFQCQVGGKDLIIESGRFAGQANGAVTVRYGDTVVLVTATVADEPREGIDFLPLTVDYEERLYAAGKIPGGFIRREGRPSEEAILACRLVDRPMRPLLPKEWRRDIQIVATVLSVDHENAPDVLAVIGASAALCISEIPFDGPVSAVHVGCINGELVLNPALAELENSQLDMVVASTGKAVVMLEAGAKEVSEEILPKAIQFGFEANQDIIRLQEQIRQACGKPKEEVPVQEDNPEVASAVASTIGDELPAILAEADKSTREEKLAGLKKKLVESLGETYAKEDIMAGFEARAKAEVRNNILAGKRLNGRALNEVRPIDAEVGLLPRTHGSALFSRGQTQVLTIVTLGSKRKEQQLDGLGIEETKRFIHHYNFPPFSSGEAKRLGSPGRREIGHGALAERSLVPVLPDDEDFPYTIRLVSEVLSSNGSTSMASVCAGSLSLMDAGIPIKTAVSGVAMGLITGENGEYQVLTDIEGLEDAYGDMDCKIAGTRDGVTAVQMDIKLKGVSLEVLEKIITQSHEARMFILDRMNETISTSRPEVSHYAPRMYKISIAPDKIGSVIGSGGKTIRSITEQTKTTIDIDDEGNVVVGAINEEAARKAIDIIEGLTKDVEIGTIYTGKVARIFDFGAMVEILPGKEGLVHISELADHRVGKVEDVVKIGDEITVKVINLDNLGRINLSHRAVSETASQTPGTRERDSSRSNRPYRKDNDSYSGRRDQFRGR
- the rpsO gene encoding 30S ribosomal protein S15 is translated as MDKEKKAEIISNYQNRDGDTGSTEVQVALLTDRIKQLTNHMTANKHDFHTQRGLLKLVGQRRRLLNYLSREDVSKYNKLIKRLGLRK
- the fdhD gene encoding formate dehydrogenase accessory sulfurtransferase FdhD — protein: MGRTVKEPTGKSVAPEVTCRFFSGEKWQRDTVAIPGELPLTIFVNGQEVATILCTPTRLIQLVLGFLYLEGIIADQQDVASLRVCEDEPIADVRLLKSEYNAPSRRTITSGCGSGVSFDTSSPKVVSDLVVAPEEILSLMHQLYQQQELFQEAGGIHSSALADRERILVSAEDIGRHNTLDKIMGDCLIRKLSAQDKILLTTGRISSEMVLKAARMQVPMVVSRGTPTERAVTLGKELGITVIGYARGNRLSVFSYEERLLDTNNLNSS
- the tatA gene encoding twin-arginine translocase TatA/TatE family subunit; its protein translation is MPFHIGPWEIALILVIILIVFGVGKLPQVGGAIGKGMRSFQKGQRGEDVEEEEEKPKPRKSARKKNTKS
- a CDS encoding TatA/E family twin arginine-targeting protein translocase: MDFFGIGLGEVLLILVVALIIWGPKRLPEIARTLGRTLHSLRKATNDFTSQITRDIDIEESESRKKDKPAPPREDRKAERDTTKDE